The genomic interval GCGAAAGTCTGACATAAAACAAAGAACAACTGAGAATACTAACTAAAAACAAAGGACGAAACCGAAAGGTGCATTCTTGGTGGTTGTCAAAATTTATCATGACAAATTCTACCCCAATGAACAAACACAGCACCAACGTCAACAACTAAGGTAAGCTTGTGATCAACACTTGCTTTTCTGTATTGAAGAAGATATGCTCAGAGATGTGAACATCTTAAAATGGATTTTGTTATTTCTCAAAATTAGTCTCGGTGAATCTGGGTGTTCCTGATTCACAAGACTAATTTCCATCAATCATGAACAGCAACCTGGACATCTTATCAAGCCATTCTCATTGCAATCAGGGCACCTTCTCAACCCTCCTTCTTGATGTTCAAACACCTTCCTGCTACCATTGCAATTGGGGCATGGCACAAACCTGGCATCACCACAGTTGTCACAGACAAAGCCAGGATCCTGAGAGGGGAATCCTTCCAATAGCCTTGCCAATTCTCCAGACTCATTCATATGCTTCATCTCATCAGCATTCCCCACATACTTCCCTCGGATAAAGACCTGTGGCAAGGTCACTGCCTTCCCACCAAGAACATCCTGCAACTCCTTCCTATAGGACGAATCCATTGATATGTCCCTCTCATCAACCGCAACTCTAAAGCCCCTCAGAATCATTCTAACTGAACAACAATCCTCATAGGTCTTCCGGATCCCTCTCAAACTAGTACAATAAAGCACTATTCTGTCCTTAGTGCCAGGCAAACGGCACAAATTATTCTTACCAAATGAAAAAGAAGGAGAAAATACCAAAGGGCTAGACCCCATTGACCTGATATCTCTAGATAGAGTGTTTCTACCTAGTTGTCTCGATGATAATGCTCTCCTGTAACTCCAAGCCACACTTGGATCCAACTTAGCAAGCAAAGCTTCCTCAGATAAGTGCTGCCAAAGTGGCTTCTTGGTTGATGCTGGAGAAGAAGAGTTTTCCGTTGCTGTTTGTGAAGTTTTCAGTGACTCAAAGGAATCGAGCAGTTTCTTCCTTGCAGACCCATCAAATGCTGTGTACCTGCATGAACTCGGCTTGTCTAAAATAGAAGTGTAAGGAGGCTTGGGAATTCCTTCTTGTcgctcttcttcttcatccaaGCCATCCATGAGTTCCCAAGTGTTGATGACTGAGTCTGGGGAGAGTGAGTGTTCTAGCTCAGTTTGGTTTGAGGTTTTGGTGAGGTGGGGTTGGTTTTTCTGGCTCAAGTTGGGGTCTTTTTGGTCAATGAGAAGAAGGGAGCCATAGGTGGTGGAGGTGAGGGAGACAAGGTGGTGTGTGTCGCCCTTTTTGATGGGAGGGTGATGGACAAGAGGCATTGGGAGAGAAAGGGCTCTTCTTCTAACTGGGGGTGAAGAGTTGTTGGAGTTAATGTGTGAAGCAGAGGAGgaggagaaagaagaagaagcaagaGAAGCAGAAGGAGAGGGATCCTGATCTGGATTACTGTTGGCCACTATGGTTATGGTTCTTGAGGCTGAGCAACCCATGATTTCACAATGAACAAAGAGATGTTCCTTCCTTGCCTTTGCTTAATTGCTTTGTTTCCTCCCTAAAAAAGGACACTTTCTATTTTTTCCTTCTCCTCACTCCAAACTTTTTGGTTTTGTAAAAAGTCTTATTTGGAAGACCTTTGTAAAATAATGGTTGTCCTATAATAGAAGATAGAGAGAGAGATATTATGATGTGAGAGAGTTTTGGAGGCTTAGATTGGATGCAAAGGAAGTGCATAAGGAGGTATACTGTGGTGAGAGGTGGTAGAACGGTGCTTTCAAGTGGGTTGGAGGGGGAAGTTGATGAGCATCAATGCTGTGTACAATTGGGAGCATCCAATAGCGGTTAGGACCATTGATTTTAAATTACTGATAAAGAATTGGTGAGGGACCATTTGTATTTAGGGCACTACAAAGTGGTAAAAAAAAGGGACACTGATCATTGGAAGATTCCTGTGTAATTTTGTAGGGTATACCATTTTCGTATCAAAGTACTAAAGTTAAGACTCTTTTAAGTATTGTAATCTATTTTCACATGTAAAAACAGAGTATTTGACTTTCCAGAACATGGTTAAATTGGATCTGCCAACCTCCCTCCCAGCTCCTGTTTTTCAAATGTAACATTAAATTAGCACATCTTTTTGttcagtttcaaaattttaataatgcACATCGTTATTTGCAACTACCCAGGATTTAAATTCCTCTGAAGTGTTgccagaaaaaaaaagaaaaagagaaaccgACAAATGAATGGAACTTGAATCATTGGATTTTAGTAGATATGTTTAGcctcattaataataataaaaaaagctGGTTCTCGTTAAAGTTGTATGTTTCTTAGGAGGAAATagcaaaaataataaataacatatgtagataagagaaagaaaaattacCTTACTAATAAGTGTAATTACAAATCTCTCCTTTTGATATTAGGTATACTTGGCTTGTTTCAAAAGATGAATATAGTAAAATCATGCTGAGGTCCCATGTGAAGTGTTACATTTCAATATCAAGTGAAGAGAATATAAAACATTCATCGGTAGCAGTGATTTTCATATTCATTAGCAGTGATTTTCATAGGTAGAGAAGAAGGACTTGGTTGGACATATCCAGCCTCTGctgaaaacaaagagaaaaacataaaatatagaACTGATGGTAGTGCAAGCAGTTAGAAGCTTCACCTTTAAAGCCAATACATGATCACCAAGTCAATACAAGCAACCCAAAGTTGAAAGCTTACGACCAAGGATTTCATAATCAGTCCTTTTCACCTTGAAGTTAATCTTtaacaaatttcaattttaaaaacaaggatttttcaaattttttattcataaaaatttaGATTAATGAGTTCTTAATTTGTAgacatattatttatttttaaaatatttaccgtaaaatatgttttattttgattatttgtgATATTAAGATTGATAAAGTATGTCTATATCATAGTAGGGTTTTTGTTAGGTTGTGTTTGATGACATTGCTAAAGTGGAATATGGACTAAAATAAACCCCTTTAATGAGGAGGGGATCATATCTCTTTTATATGGATATATGAAAATGAATCACCTAAAAGAGAAAGAAGGGAGATGAAACAATGATGTTGATTTCTTCAGTAGCTAGAAGGGGGAGAAAATAGTTGAATGGTGATTGATGCAGAATCAGAAGATGCATATCACACCTCATACAAAAAAGGTGTGAAGGGAAtgttgaaaaaaaagaaagaaacattTTCTACTTATTTTCATTTTCCTGGGAAAGGTTTACCTTGTTGAGTGGTGGCAGCAATTAATGGGTCAAAGAATAGCTAAATTTGCGGATAGATAAATAAGATAATAACTGAGCCGCATGTCATAATTAGTCATAACTAACAGTCAAAGTCCTTCTGGTTACACTTCCCATCCAATTAATAGTGAAAGATAATTGTATTCATTCTCATGTCGGTTTAACTATAATCATTATTATAATCATCAACCATTAACATCATCAAAAAATATTGCTGGGTAAGTCACATGCCATGTTAAAGGATTATTGGCTGGTTCATGCTTAAATTTATGGTATTATAACTATTAGCTgatagaaaataattagttaaaataTATGTTGCTACCCTTTCTAGACAGATCTAAAATGCTTGTTAGCCATAGATATTGCGTCATAAAGTGTAGAGGTACAcaatgtgaaaaattaaaagttaaaattgtgATAGAACACACACGTCCATGATTATAACTTGATACTACAATGTTTAAAGTAACAGGACATCCTTTAAACGAAACAAATGGTTTAGGCTAGTGACAAAGTTGCTATGTGGCGTGGTAAGAAATGATGGAAGCAAACTGAAAAAAATTGAAGGAATTTGGCATCATTTCAACTATCAAAATAGATTGAAACAGACATTTCATAATTAAGGACCACATGGTAGCCAACCGGGGCAGGTGACACCGAGACCACAGGCCACAACTCCATTGTTCCCATGCGGCTCTTAGTTGCTAAAGTAGCTGTCTCATCTACTTTGTTGCTTTACTCATAAcccttttcaaatttcaaaagaaaGGTTCTAATGTTACTACCTTCTTTGTATGGCCTAGAAAATGTTCAGCATGTGTTATTTCCCCGGTTTTGGTATCTCTAGTAGCTTTCAGATCATTAGTAGACTTGGAAAACAAAAGGGGGGACAGAGAAGATGTCTATGCATCTATAAATTGTGTTTCATCTCATAGACAATAATACTAATCTTGCCGATCTTTATAGTACACTAACAAAACTTCTGTAAGCTAAAATAAAGTTAGAGGGTTCTTGGGAAAAATAAATTGCTGGTACTCATATGAGCTATTTTTGGAAATTGGTAAACCTCAATAGCATCCCTATTCCATAGTAACACAACTGAATCCGTTAGGCATTGAGGATATGTCATAACACTGATGAACCTGAACAGACATGGCCGAGTTCTTTCATAGATTCCAACCAATCTAGTAAAATTATTAACTTTGGCAGAGCATGAGTGATCAATGAGCCAATCTGGTAGAGCTATTAATTTTGACAGCCCTTAAAGTGATGTTTGGACTACTACTCAAGATTATCAAGAGCACTGCAGTTTAAGGTTTTCTGCTAAAAATTAAATCTGGTACAGTTCTTAACATGCAGTCTTTAAACTGAAAAGGGGTCTTAATTGGTGCATGCTGTCAGAGTACAAGACGAGATTATTACAGTACACAATAGCagaatattaaaatgaatttccTACTCCTAAATGCCTATTTTAGAAGAGTTTAGCTTAATACATCCAACTATAATGGAAGAACAACACGGAATGAAGAGTATTGTGTTTATACATCCAACTAAAGTGTCACATGAAATCCTTCATAAATAATAGTCCATCAAAATATGTGTTATTGAATACCAAAGTATTGTACCACTtgactattttataaaaaaaaaaccttttgtAATCTTTTGAAATCCTAATATAGTACAcccctattatttttttttaccttttgtCTTTAGTTTGTTCTGCTTTATTGCAGTTTGCTTTATGATACTGCAAAATTGCCTATCGTCTTAGAGATTTTACTCCCTTTTGTACATAATGTCAAAAAACTGATTGTTGTGTCCTATCTATCCTTTCCCTCTTAACACGTCATAGACATATTAGGATATTTGGAGCGACTAAAGAAACATAATTGCTGCCATTATAGaagcaaataaataaaattctttgaAATTATTGTTTACCTTCAACTTCGGTCCTTGTTTACTGTAATTATATTATCTAGTTGGAAATGTGTATGAATTCACCAGTTCTGAGGCATGCTTTGAAGGCACACCCTTTCAAGTACCagcaacaaaaacaacaaaagtcCGCAGGATGAACCTCTTCATACATTTTGGTGACAATCAGATGGTAAAGTGGGCTGAACCATACCAAAGAAACAGAAAGAGTAATGAGAAAGATTCATGCCACGTTTGGATCTCATGTGGGCTTATATGCCTGAAAGTTGAACTCCTTTTCCTCCCCATTTCTTCAAAATATCTTTACCACATTCATTAGTTTCAATATCAGAAAAATTACGATTGGTTCTTACATGTCTCATCAGTACTCATTAAGGCTTGACTTTCTACGTGACAATGTTAGAGTTGTTCTGCTTCTAAATAAGAAGTACAAAGCCAACCAAAGAAGAGATTATTATGATTGAAGAACATTTAgtctataaaaaatttattcatgtAGTGTAATGTGGAACACTGAATCCAAATAACCAAAAGAGGTGGTTCTGCAAATTCAATTTCGAGTAACAGAATGaaatgctatttttttttctggttttctTCTCCGAAGAATGAAATCCTACAGACTGCCTCGTTAGGTAGACCACCAGTTAAGCTTTAAAAACGAAAGAGATAACACAGGTAATATCTTTAGGAGAACTTAAAGAACAAATATCATGCTCCAACCTAGAGAATAGACACTATTCAAATAAACTAATACTCTTATCTCTTAAATTCTCAATGAAGTGTTTTATATTTCCGTGGTGATGATGGAGTCATGCATATTATTAAGGGCTATTCAAAAGCCTGTATCCgatatttcttttttatggaAAAGATAAAGATTTGGTATCGATGCTGTTGATGACATATAGGAAACACCTTGGTAGGAAGATTGTGGACATCGACCATCACATTCATCTGCAACAGTAAATCAATACTGCTAAAGTTGGGAGGTTCCTTTAGTCCGACATTGACAGTTTAAAGTAAAACAGAATTCTTTATATAACTAATTACTGATTGGTAATGCACGACCTTACTTGAACAGGAACTGAATTCTGGTGGACGAATTCTAACTCTGTGATCAGAGCAATCTTAACTTTTTTAAGCACATTTCTGGTTTTTACTCGTGTAAAAAATAATGCAACGGCCGT from Phaseolus vulgaris cultivar G19833 chromosome 1, P. vulgaris v2.0, whole genome shotgun sequence carries:
- the LOC137813980 gene encoding uncharacterized protein At5g39865 produces the protein MGCSASRTITIVANSNPDQDPSPSASLASSSFSSSSASHINSNNSSPPVRRRALSLPMPLVHHPPIKKGDTHHLVSLTSTTYGSLLLIDQKDPNLSQKNQPHLTKTSNQTELEHSLSPDSVINTWELMDGLDEEEERQEGIPKPPYTSILDKPSSCRYTAFDGSARKKLLDSFESLKTSQTATENSSSPASTKKPLWQHLSEEALLAKLDPSVAWSYRRALSSRQLGRNTLSRDIRSMGSSPLVFSPSFSFGKNNLCRLPGTKDRIVLYCTSLRGIRKTYEDCCSVRMILRGFRVAVDERDISMDSSYRKELQDVLGGKAVTLPQVFIRGKYVGNADEMKHMNESGELARLLEGFPSQDPGFVCDNCGDARFVPCPNCNGSRKVFEHQEGGLRRCPDCNENGLIRCPGCCS